The window atattttttaattaaattgttatCTGCTGTAACTGTCAACtgcaaaaacataaacaatcacATTCATGATAACATGTGTTCAGTTTGGATATTGAATGATGAACAAATATCAGGTTAATggatcaaaacatttttttttgatAAATTCAGGGAtggattaaaacatgtttttttcagttaCAAGATTGTTCAGACACTTGACTGAAACATATTTAATAGGGGTTATTGTGGAAACAAGTTTGATAACCACTGTTTTATAAAAGAAATACTGTGCTTTGAATAACAATTTGTATTGAAATATTTTCCACAGAAATGTTCAGTCACCTCGTAGAATTTATCCTTCGCTGTGTTTAGAGTATGTCATTTTCTAAATGACATACTTTCAGAAGATACAAATAAGCTGACATAACAGCCTTCTGGCATTGAACTCATACATCATTCTGCACGATGAAGCTGAAAAATCCAACTAAAATAACAATAGGAAAgagaatatttttattttcattacatgAAAATCTTGACAGTTGGACTTTTTGTGGGGCTTTTCAAAATGTTACCAAACTGTTACTCCGgagttatttactttatttacgACACTGCTGTTTCGTAACTGCCAGCTTACAGCTCAAAGGGCGATGTTGCTCTGCAATGTCCCACATCAAGCTCAATTTAATAAGTCCTCGGCTTACCTGCAGTCTGCTCGAGCAGCCCTTTTTTACACAGCATCTTGTATTCGTTGTAATCAAACGTCCAACTCTTTGTTTCTGAATCTCCTCTCACAGAATAACTTCGGGGAGCCTCTGACCCTGCAGGAGCTGGACACCAGTAGTGGCGTCCTTTTGCCATTCTTTGACCCAGACACTGGCATCGTCTACCTCTGTGGCAAGGTTAGATTTAGATGTGGAAATAACCGcctttctgtgtctgtctcaccCAGCACAAACGCATACAGCTGACGCTCACATCTTGTTCACAGGGAGACAGCAGTATTCGTTACTTTGAGATCACAGATGAAGCCCCTTATGTCCACTACCTGTCCATGTACAGCAGCAAGGAGAGCCAGAAGGGGATGGGATGCATGCCCAAGAGGGGTCTGGAGGTCAACAAGTGTGAAATCACCAGGTAAAGACGTTCATGTCCAGTGGCGGAataagtattcagatcctttacttcagtaaaataattgaataataatCCACTACAAGTAAAAGACTCACTCAAAAAAGTAGAGGGATAAAGTAGtaggaaataataaataaaatagtacAGTAAATGACCTTGTGTAAATGTACTAAGTTGCATCCTCCTCTGGTGATGTCTTTATAAAATCAAAAGTAGCTCAGCATTTTTGGGACTTTTAGTCTTGTTTATGTGGAAAAGAGTCTACTTCCTCAAAAGGAAACTGATTAACTCAAATATTTCTTCCCTCAGGTTCTACAAACTCCATGAGAGGAAATGTGAGCCGGTCGTCATGACGGTGCCACGCAAGGTACAATATACACTACATGTGCTTTTATCAGTCACAGTGAGTTTCTGGGTTGACACGTAGATTAATTTGTGCATTTCTAACCTGACCTCACTCTTTGCTTCTCTGCCTGTGCAGTCCGATCTGTTCCAGGAGGATCTGTACCCGGACACCATCGGCCCTGAGCCTTCAGTCGAAGCTGATGACTGGTTTCAAGGAAAAGATGGCCAGCCTATTCTGATCTCTCTAAAGGATGGGTTTGGAGCAACCACcaaggccaaagagttcaaagtTCACAAGAGTCTCCTGAAGACCACAACTGCTTCTGCTGGGATTCAACATGATAACAGCGCGGTGAGACATTTAAAGCTAAAAGCTACGTCACATTGAGGGTTCAAACTCTTTCAAACGCTAGAGTGGGGGAATAAGTAATGCAATTAACTTACATCTGACTCCATTtctttctacttctactacatttcaaagggaaatattatttatttcacaccTTTAGTCACAcacttaaatataatattactaCTGCATATAAAGTTATTCAAACGCAGTCAGTGATAATGTTTGaataacaacatatttttaataatataacactttacttttacattttactgaTTTTACTGTCTTCTGTACAGTTTTGgttgcaggacttttacttgcaCCCAAGTATTTTTACAAAAGTGAATACAACATGCAACCTTTTTTATTACCTTCTTATGAATATAATGGGACTATATGGCACTCAATATTTTTATTCTCGTGCTATGTTGTCCTATTATTTTGGAGAGACGGCAGACATCTACACAGCCAATATCTCCAAAATGTAGGCAACTCATACCAACAGtgtagattgataaatagcacgaCAGGGAACTGGTATCAACTGTGAGTCTGTAATCACACTGTAACTCTATCTGTTTCTCAGGAGGTGCAGTCCTTGAGAAAGGAGGTGAAAAACCTCAACGCAGCAATAGAGGAGCTGACCAAGCGCGTGAAGGAGCTGGAGAGCAAGCATTAAACTAGAGAGGTTTGATAAACAAGATAAATAAATCCAGAGTAGAAGTTAAGAGAGAAACAATGGAGCAAAGAAAGACATTAAGAGAAGAGAGTGCTGTTGTAAATCTGATTGTAGTGAGAAATctgcagttgttttgttttgtttggcttgaatttgtttatttggtttgtctgctcaattaaaaaaaatcctatttTAATATATGTGTTTAGTTTGGAATAAAATCctctgtattttcaaaatactGTTGTGACTTTTTTGTGAAATGAAATACACATGAAACACAAGTTTGAATTACACACCAGATTTTAATCATTTGTACTTATCTATTTGTACAAAAcgagaaataaaacaacaggAGCAGGAACAAATGTTTTATCAGATGTTTGAAATGTCACATGGACTTTTGGAGAAGTGCACACCTTTTGAGCAGCTTTTTCTGACTACAAATAATAGAAAAGACTGAATCGTAACAGACAAATAGTAAAACATTTGATCAACGTGATCTTAACTATTTGGAAAATATGAGGCTAAAAAGGCAGGACAGGGTTTCTATACTTAAAATGTTGAGTTTACTGTAGAGCTTACATTATAGTTTTTCTCACAAATACgcttttcacattttcataacCTTGAATTTTACTTTACACTTGAAGGCAAACGtttcaatgaaaataaagacttttaattctaaaatcacaaattgtgTGTAAATTACAGCGTCTGTTTTAACTAGCATATATGCACAACCTAGCACCTGAAAGTAAAACTGTTCAAAATATCACCAACGTAACTGAAAATTAAAGAAACTGGAAATTGGTTACAGTTATAATCAGAATTCAGTATTTACAGAcacttttttcagtttttttccaaaaacaacCCCTGGTGTCAACAACTTTGTTGCCCCCCAGTCTTTCACCAACTAAAACCCCCCTCACTTCCTTTGAGTCAAACCTTAGTGGTCCCCTTCATAAAGCCACTACACATAGTTTTTATTGGGGGCGGAGGCGGCGCTGTTGCTGTAGTACTTGGCGGTTCCACCGGAGCCGCCAGATTTGGCCCTGCTGAAGCAGCAGAGCAGACCTCCAGCCAGAATGAGCAGCACGCCGGCGCCCCAACCCACAAAGATACACGCTCCCAGCTCCCTCTTCAGGTTACTAGGCACCAGGGGGTTGTTGAAGTCTTGCACAATGTTGTGGGCGGACCAGCTGACGGGTATGATGGCCAAGAGACCGGCCAGCAGCAGGCCCACGCCGGCCACCAGGCTGATCTTGGGCTTGATGTCTTCGTTGTCTatgcaggtggtgaagtcggcCCCGCAGAACACCATTAGGAGGCTGAGGCAGCATAACATGCTGCTGATGATGGTCATGGCGCGGGCGGCCTGCAGGTCAGAGGCCAACACCAGCAGGGAGTCGTAGTTCTTGCACTGCTGCTGGCCGGTGCTCTGCACCACACAGCTCGTCCACAGACCGTCCTGAGTGCTctactcaacacacacacacacacacagaaaatgaaaagtCAGTCATTTCATGTCATTGATGTCCATTAGTGAAATGTAAATCtgaaatattgtttattttataattatagTTAGGTTATTTAGTTAAGACATATCAATCAATTTGGGGGTGATGGCAGGTTTCACTCCTGTGTTTTATATCCTATACTTCAAGGAAAGTCAAAAGAATTCACTGTATGATGGGCTTTAAATGTTGGTTGTACATCTCTGCGTCCCAACACACTTTCTTCCCATCATGACCTTTCATAACAAGAGGCTGAAGCTTTTCATTACCACTGCAGTCACAATGTTGGATCCCGTGAAGGAGGACACTTTCCAGCGTGGGACAGCGCAGCAAATGATGACCCCGATCAGGCCGAGGACCCCGAGGGACACGCACACAATCTGAACTCCGACAGACCCCATTCTGTAACAGACAATAATTAGTCCACGAATGAGAATGTTCCAGCACGTTTTATTTTGGCCTGAGTTTagtctgaatgtttttttaaataattttatatCAACAACTTTGCATCCCAaagccacctgaggctttttttAATTGGATCTGCCAGGATCTAAGATTTTGACAttgtttattcatgtttcatTGCTCATATAAAATTAACTTTAAATCATACTTTAAATTCCTAGTACTTAAGTGCTGTTTAAGTAAagctcttcttgttcttcttctttgggtAGAAAGTAGGGGTTGTTGAATCGTCTGCACTGATCCAACATGGAAGATCCATTTATCCGTTGTTATTGAGGTGTTACTGTGGGGGAGTTTGATGATCACATAACACGCACTCAGACAAACACTTGTTCCCTCTGGCAGGCCATCACAGGATTACGTTCCTTTGGGCTACATTTCAACACAAATGCATGTCCTGACAGGCTCCGGCCTCCTGGGTCTCCACCCAGGATTTGCCGAGCCACTCCCTCAAATCTTTTTTGGGAAAATCTGcctcatttatttatcttacGATTCAACTTCATACAGATGAAAATGGGTGGACTCACGGGTAACTGTGAAGAACGACAGTAATtctttgaataaataatatgttttggttgtgaaaatataaagaaaacagcaaTATTAACAGAACATTTGAGGTGCTAAACTgaactaaataaatgaataaacaaaacaaaaggtgtTATACCCTCGAGACgtgtattttatttacacagtttatatttaaattaattttgatGTGAGGAAGCCCTGCCCTTTGTCCTCCATCCATAAAGACACCTATCCTTAACATTCTTACAACAAGAAGAGCCTATTTTGATGACCATAACACTCTCCAGCCCAATAAATCTATTACTACTTTTAGGCGTCTGTGACCCAACCCAGATCGCAGACTTTCAGAGCAGATTGAACATTGTAACTAATCTAATGAGGATCAGTGGATTTTAAAGCAAAtgctttgttcatatttgtaaaaatatatcTCCCCCCCAGAATTACTGATAGTTTTCTTACacttaatttttaaaaaatcctaaAGACAGGgaacacagacaaaacaaacagaacaataatacaaataaaaataaatcacaaacatGCTGCTGAGCCATTAccttatttcttttttgctcACAACTATATATTTGCTCTTTCCATGATTTCTTATGCTCAATAAAATGCATTCAACTAATCCTTTCATCATCTGTCTTTTCATCACTTCTCAGAGCTGTCGTAGAACTGTCGTTCTaaatagaaaatgaataaagaaGATGCCCACCTTTTATTCTGTGTCCTCTGAACTTGAtaagaaaaaatgtaaaaggtgaAGTT of the Cyclopterus lumpus isolate fCycLum1 chromosome 8, fCycLum1.pri, whole genome shotgun sequence genome contains:
- the cldni gene encoding claudin i — its product is MGSVGVQIVCVSLGVLGLIGVIICCAVPRWKVSSFTGSNIVTAVSTQDGLWTSCVVQSTGQQQCKNYDSLLVLASDLQAARAMTIISSMLCCLSLLMVFCGADFTTCIDNEDIKPKISLVAGVGLLLAGLLAIIPVSWSAHNIVQDFNNPLVPSNLKRELGACIFVGWGAGVLLILAGGLLCCFSRAKSGGSGGTAKYYSNSAASAPNKNYV